A genomic segment from Elusimicrobium sp. encodes:
- a CDS encoding DUF721 domain-containing protein: protein MKLGQTPKKEWHCSGELNKDFTRLSKALNRLMILEHVWTLLVGDKGRFWELKGVQSGTLYVQVKMAVAKNELIARQRQLIREINKHFDSPWIKKIEINKPWTYDNKNF from the coding sequence ATGAAATTAGGCCAAACCCCTAAAAAAGAGTGGCATTGCAGCGGGGAATTAAATAAAGATTTCACCCGTCTAAGCAAAGCCTTAAACCGTTTGATGATATTGGAACATGTGTGGACTCTATTAGTGGGGGATAAAGGCCGTTTTTGGGAATTAAAAGGTGTTCAATCCGGCACTTTGTACGTTCAGGTAAAAATGGCTGTGGCTAAAAACGAATTGATTGCGCGTCAACGCCAATTGATTCGGGAAATCAATAAACATTTTGATAGTCCGTGGATAAAGAAAATAGAAATAAATAAACCGTGGACTTACGATAATAAGAATTTTTAG
- the dnaN gene encoding DNA polymerase III subunit beta, with protein MKINITKSTLLEGIQIVSTSVSSRTPAPILHNFLLEAQNGKLKFVRTDMEMATVHYVNAEVEEEGSITVPMKEFSDIIKNLSDDKEISLYSDENNKFHIKSGKSKFWVIGTPKSEYPAIPEVKRENSILLDPIKLQKMIEKTAFSASTQETRYILNGLLWNNTADKFEIVATDGGRLAVASHEALPGSQEFKIIIPTKILNELCRFIGIAKPAKDSKIEINVSSNQVSFIMNETTFISRLIEGNFPNYNQVIPTKKNITFEVFSKELLACTRRSALCAGEFGSVVKYKLENNTLIISSNSQKMDFTEELPVEYNLETFDAAFNPQYIIDVLKNIGTEKVSFSFVNASQPVLIEPVGEDVFKYVIMPVRA; from the coding sequence ATGAAAATAAATATTACTAAGTCCACCTTATTGGAAGGCATTCAAATTGTTTCCACCAGCGTATCTTCCCGTACTCCGGCGCCGATATTGCATAACTTTTTACTTGAAGCACAAAACGGAAAATTAAAATTCGTCCGTACCGATATGGAAATGGCAACCGTTCACTATGTAAATGCCGAGGTGGAAGAAGAAGGTAGTATTACTGTTCCTATGAAGGAATTTTCTGATATCATCAAGAACTTATCTGATGATAAAGAAATCAGCCTTTATTCCGATGAAAATAATAAATTTCATATTAAATCCGGTAAAAGTAAATTTTGGGTCATCGGTACTCCTAAATCCGAATATCCCGCTATTCCCGAAGTAAAACGCGAAAACAGTATTTTATTAGATCCTATTAAACTTCAAAAAATGATTGAAAAAACAGCGTTTTCCGCTTCTACACAAGAAACCCGCTATATTTTGAACGGTCTTTTGTGGAATAACACTGCCGATAAGTTTGAAATTGTAGCCACCGATGGCGGACGCTTGGCTGTAGCCAGCCACGAAGCATTACCGGGAAGCCAAGAATTTAAAATTATTATTCCCACTAAAATCTTAAACGAATTATGCCGTTTTATCGGTATTGCCAAACCGGCCAAAGACAGTAAAATCGAAATAAATGTGTCTTCCAACCAAGTCAGTTTTATTATGAACGAAACCACTTTTATTTCTCGTTTAATTGAAGGGAATTTCCCTAATTATAATCAAGTAATTCCTACTAAGAAAAATATTACTTTTGAGGTATTTTCCAAAGAACTTTTAGCCTGTACCCGTCGTTCCGCTTTGTGCGCCGGCGAATTTGGCAGTGTGGTGAAATATAAACTGGAAAACAATACCTTGATAATTTCTTCCAATTCCCAAAAAATGGATTTTACGGAAGAACTTCCGGTGGAATATAATTTGGAAACTTTTGATGCCGCTTTTAATCCTCAATATATCATTGATGTATTAAAAAATATCGGTACGGAAAAAGTATCTTTTTCTTTTGTAAATGCTTCTCAACCTGTGTTAATTGAACCGGTAGGGGAAGATGTTTTCAAATATGTCATTATGCCGGTGAGAGCGTAA
- a CDS encoding rubredoxin translates to MVKYICEICGYTYDPAIGDPENGVPAGTKWEDLKEDWVCPVCGVGKDQFKPEN, encoded by the coding sequence ATGGTAAAATATATTTGTGAAATTTGCGGTTATACGTATGATCCTGCTATCGGTGATCCGGAAAACGGAGTACCGGCCGGAACCAAATGGGAAGACTTAAAAGAAGATTGGGTTTGCCCTGTTTGCGGGGTAGGTAAGGACCAATTTAAGCCTGAAAATTAA
- a CDS encoding desulfoferrodoxin, with amino-acid sequence MAQVNEVYKCAVCGNIIEVVHGGAGELVCCGQPMKNQITGTSDGAAEKHVPVVEKVEGGYLVKVGSVEHPSTPEHYIEWIELICEKCGKVQRKHLKPGDKPEAFFKTDAEKVIVREYCNLHGLWKSEK; translated from the coding sequence ATGGCTCAAGTAAATGAAGTGTATAAATGTGCTGTTTGTGGTAATATTATAGAAGTAGTGCATGGCGGTGCAGGTGAATTGGTATGCTGTGGACAACCGATGAAAAATCAAATTACCGGTACTTCCGACGGAGCAGCCGAAAAACATGTGCCTGTGGTAGAAAAAGTAGAAGGTGGTTATTTGGTAAAAGTAGGCAGTGTGGAACATCCTTCTACGCCGGAACATTACATTGAATGGATTGAACTGATTTGTGAAAAATGCGGAAAAGTACAACGCAAACACTTAAAACCGGGAGATAAACCTGAAGCCTTTTTTAAGACGGACGCCGAAAAAGTAATTGTGAGAGAATACTGCAATTTACACGGTTTATGGAAATCTGAAAAATAA
- the gyrA gene encoding DNA gyrase subunit A: MSEENNNQPEVQNVNVNVDLFGNIQQRDIAGEMRSYYIDYAMSVIVGRALPDVRDGLKPVHRRVLYSMNEMGLKYNRPYKKSARVVGDVLGKYHPHGDTAVYDTLVRMAQDFSIRETLIDGQGNFGSIDGDSAAAMRYTECRLQRISEEMLGDLDKDTVKMIPNYDGSLMEPSVLPAKFPALLVNGSSGIAVGMATNIPTHNLAEVCDGIIEYIKNPDITTKEMMKIIKGPDFPTGAIIRGTKGIYEYFETGHGSVKVQATTEIEERKNGREAIIVTAIPYQVNKTSLIENIVGLVRDKKITDISDIRDESDRRGMRLVIEVKRDGNAQVVLNHLYKHTQLQTSFPVNMLAIVDGRPRVLSLKEVMKAYVKHRKEIITNRTKFDLNKAQRREHVLSGLLVAIANMDEVVAIIRNAKDPTEAKFTLMSRFTLSEVQAQAILDMRLHQLTQLSALAIENERKDLLKLIEELQAILANPQRILDIIVEELTELKKTYGDERRTEIGPDMTDFSMEDLIEKEDVVITISNDGYAKRIPLSTYKSQNRGGKGIIGSKTKEEDFMEHLFITSSHATILMFTNRGRVFALRAFEIPEGNRMSKGKAIVNLLQLTGEEKVTSAVAIEDFDPKHCENTYLTMCTRFGTIKRVELSEFANIRRSGIIAIGLEEGDVLVGVQTTHGKSDIIVATKNGKSIRFDENQVRSMGRPAKGVRAINLASGDVVVGMEHAPNDEPQPDVLSVCENGFGKRTEFSEYKRQNRGGMGVITIKTSARNGSVVGIKLVDESKDLMIVTEKGMTIRVRCADIRSVSRNAQGVTLAKLEEGDKIARIAPVVKDEEENEPENN, encoded by the coding sequence ATGAGTGAAGAAAACAACAATCAACCGGAAGTCCAAAATGTTAATGTAAATGTGGACTTATTTGGTAATATTCAACAACGCGATATCGCCGGCGAAATGCGCTCTTACTACATCGATTACGCCATGAGCGTAATTGTAGGGCGTGCCTTGCCGGACGTGCGCGACGGTCTAAAACCGGTACACCGCCGTGTTTTGTATTCCATGAACGAAATGGGTTTGAAATATAACAGACCCTACAAAAAATCTGCCCGCGTAGTGGGGGATGTGCTCGGTAAATATCACCCGCACGGCGATACGGCCGTGTACGATACGCTGGTGCGTATGGCGCAAGATTTTTCTATCCGAGAAACCTTAATTGACGGACAAGGAAACTTCGGTTCTATCGACGGAGACTCCGCCGCCGCTATGCGTTATACGGAGTGCCGTTTGCAAAGAATTTCCGAAGAAATGTTGGGAGATTTGGATAAAGATACCGTTAAAATGATTCCCAACTACGACGGTTCTTTAATGGAACCTTCCGTGCTTCCCGCCAAATTCCCGGCTTTGCTCGTAAACGGTTCCTCCGGTATTGCCGTAGGTATGGCTACCAATATTCCTACCCACAACTTGGCCGAAGTCTGCGACGGTATTATCGAATATATCAAAAACCCCGATATTACCACCAAAGAAATGATGAAAATTATTAAAGGGCCGGACTTCCCGACGGGTGCTATTATCCGCGGAACCAAAGGTATTTATGAATACTTCGAAACAGGCCACGGCAGTGTAAAAGTACAAGCCACCACGGAAATCGAAGAACGCAAAAACGGCCGCGAAGCTATTATCGTAACGGCTATTCCGTATCAAGTAAACAAAACCTCTTTGATTGAAAACATTGTCGGTTTGGTGCGCGATAAAAAGATTACCGATATTTCCGATATCCGTGACGAGTCCGATCGCCGCGGTATGCGCTTGGTAATCGAAGTAAAACGCGACGGCAACGCTCAAGTGGTCTTAAACCACCTCTACAAACACACCCAACTTCAAACCTCTTTCCCGGTGAATATGTTGGCAATTGTGGACGGCCGCCCGCGCGTGCTTTCCTTAAAGGAAGTGATGAAAGCCTATGTAAAACACCGCAAGGAAATCATCACCAACCGCACGAAGTTCGATTTGAACAAAGCCCAACGCCGCGAACATGTATTGTCCGGTTTGTTAGTGGCTATTGCCAACATGGACGAGGTTGTTGCCATTATCCGTAATGCCAAAGACCCGACCGAAGCTAAATTTACCTTGATGAGCCGCTTTACTTTATCCGAAGTACAAGCCCAAGCCATCTTGGATATGAGACTCCACCAGTTGACGCAACTTTCCGCTTTGGCTATTGAAAACGAACGCAAAGACCTGCTGAAACTGATTGAAGAATTACAAGCCATTTTGGCCAATCCGCAACGCATTTTGGATATCATCGTGGAAGAATTAACCGAGCTGAAGAAAACCTACGGCGATGAACGCCGCACCGAAATCGGCCCGGACATGACGGACTTCTCCATGGAAGATTTAATCGAGAAGGAAGATGTGGTTATCACTATATCCAACGACGGCTACGCCAAACGTATTCCGCTTTCCACCTATAAGAGCCAAAACCGCGGCGGTAAAGGTATCATCGGTAGCAAAACGAAGGAAGAAGACTTTATGGAACACTTATTCATCACTTCTTCTCACGCCACTATCTTGATGTTCACCAACCGCGGCCGTGTGTTTGCTTTGCGTGCTTTCGAAATCCCCGAAGGAAACCGTATGTCCAAAGGGAAGGCGATTGTAAACCTCTTGCAATTAACGGGCGAAGAAAAAGTAACCTCTGCCGTTGCTATTGAAGATTTTGACCCCAAACATTGCGAAAACACCTACCTTACGATGTGTACCCGTTTCGGTACGATTAAACGCGTGGAACTCAGCGAGTTTGCCAATATCCGCCGTTCCGGTATTATTGCTATCGGTTTGGAAGAAGGCGATGTGCTTGTAGGCGTACAAACCACGCACGGTAAATCCGATATTATCGTAGCCACCAAAAACGGTAAATCTATCCGTTTCGATGAAAACCAAGTACGCAGCATGGGTCGCCCGGCAAAAGGTGTCCGTGCCATTAACTTAGCCAGCGGCGATGTGGTGGTAGGTATGGAACACGCCCCGAACGATGAACCGCAACCCGATGTGTTGTCCGTCTGTGAAAACGGGTTCGGTAAACGCACTGAGTTTAGCGAATACAAACGCCAAAACCGCGGCGGTATGGGTGTAATTACCATTAAAACCAGTGCGCGCAACGGTTCCGTGGTCGGTATCAAGTTGGTAGATGAAAGCAAAGACTTGATGATTGTAACCGAAAAAGGTATGACGATTCGCGTTCGCTGTGCCGATATCCGCTCCGTCAGCCGCAACGCTCAAGGCGTTACCTTGGCGAAGCTGGAAGAGGGCGACAAAATTGCCCGCATCGCTCCCGTCGTAAAAGACGAGGAAGAAAATGAACCGGAAAATAACTAA
- a CDS encoding MBL fold metallo-hydrolase encodes MQAVKITDKVYWVGAIDWNIRDFHGYSTKKGTTYNAYLVMTEKPTLIDTVKKEFYGEMMERIKSVIDPKDIKIIISNHSELDHAGALPQTVDAINPEEVYVSDMGFKDITAQFHCDLKLKTVKTGDRIDIGGDTISFVEARMLHWPDSMFSYLEKENVLFTNDVFGMHYATSKLFDDENEERLWLYEAEKYYANIVLPYSDIVLRFLAQVQKMGLSPKIIAPDHGFIWRKDPSKIVELYAKWAAQAPKNKALVVYDTMWGSTEKMATYIADGLREGGTIVKQLSMHSNHRSDVATEILDASALIIGSPVLNSQIFPAMADVLCYLKGLRKKGLVGAAFGSYGWNGSPVDELTKILESMNVEVVSPAIKSPFVPDENIKKACRELGLLVSQKIAEKLK; translated from the coding sequence ATGCAAGCGGTAAAAATTACAGATAAAGTTTATTGGGTGGGGGCAATTGATTGGAATATACGTGATTTTCACGGTTATTCCACTAAAAAAGGAACTACTTATAATGCCTATTTGGTAATGACGGAAAAACCCACTTTAATAGACACGGTGAAAAAAGAATTTTACGGGGAAATGATGGAACGCATTAAAAGCGTAATAGACCCCAAAGACATTAAAATTATTATTTCCAACCACTCGGAATTAGATCATGCCGGGGCTTTACCGCAAACAGTAGATGCTATCAATCCGGAAGAAGTATATGTATCGGATATGGGTTTTAAGGATATTACGGCCCAGTTCCATTGTGATCTAAAATTAAAAACCGTTAAGACGGGAGACAGAATTGATATTGGGGGAGATACAATCTCTTTTGTGGAAGCGAGAATGTTGCACTGGCCGGATAGTATGTTCTCTTATTTGGAAAAAGAAAATGTATTGTTTACCAACGATGTATTCGGTATGCACTATGCCACCAGCAAACTCTTCGACGATGAAAATGAAGAAAGATTGTGGCTCTATGAAGCGGAAAAATACTATGCCAACATTGTACTTCCTTATTCGGATATTGTACTTCGCTTTTTGGCTCAAGTGCAAAAAATGGGATTATCTCCCAAAATTATTGCTCCCGACCACGGTTTTATTTGGAGAAAAGATCCTTCTAAAATTGTGGAATTATATGCTAAATGGGCGGCTCAGGCTCCTAAAAATAAAGCGTTGGTTGTCTATGATACTATGTGGGGAAGCACCGAAAAAATGGCCACCTATATTGCCGACGGATTACGCGAAGGGGGGACTATTGTTAAACAACTTTCCATGCATAGTAATCACAGAAGTGATGTGGCTACCGAGATTTTAGATGCTTCCGCTTTAATTATCGGTTCTCCGGTATTAAACAGCCAAATTTTTCCTGCGATGGCCGATGTTTTATGCTACTTAAAAGGACTTCGTAAGAAAGGGCTTGTGGGGGCGGCTTTCGGTTCTTACGGGTGGAACGGATCCCCGGTAGATGAACTAACTAAAATACTGGAAAGTATGAATGTGGAAGTAGTATCCCCGGCTATTAAATCTCCTTTTGTTCCCGACGAGAATATCAAAAAAGCTTGCCGTGAATTAGGGCTTTTAGTCAGCCAAAAAATTGCTGAAAAATTAAAATAA
- the gyrB gene encoding DNA topoisomerase (ATP-hydrolyzing) subunit B, translated as MSEEQKEKDYDSSKITVLEGLEAVRKRPAMYIGSTGLPGLHHLVYEVVDNSVDEILAGGATTITVTIKDDMTCSIQDDGRGIPVDLMKNAKDAKLRNKSALEVVMTVLHAGGKFDSGAYKVSGGLHGVGVSCVNALSETMEVEVRRDGKIHFQRYHRGKPEDKVAVIGETEEHGTKVTFHADKEIFGDIAFSYETIGNRLRELAFLNAGVKIVYTDERKEENPTTTFHFEGGISQFAKYLNTNKTVINPEPIYLTKEVGDNYISFAIQYNESYSENTFSFVNNIHTVEGGTHLSGFRSALTRIINEYIKNNNISKHKDVSVGGDDIKEGLTAVLSVKIPHPQFEGQTKTKLGNSEVEGIVRSVVGETLSTFFEENPKTAKAICEKCVSAAVAREAARKARDLTRRKGALESGGLPGKLADCQERESSKCELFLVEGDSAGGSAKQGRDRVFQAILPLRGKILNVEKAPLVKILSSDTVRDLIAAVGTGVGEGEGGFDISKLRYHKIILMADADVDGQHISTLLLTFFYRQLKPLIEQGHIYLAQPPLYKVKKGKVEQYLQTEEQMQQWLMKEGLASVTVTDMQKNTVLDGESVRDLLKVLRDVEDILAKLEVKNITLADFMAFLAEGKVPVYRIPLRSGGFRYFYTEQEYRDYEDQYVQEKKEELAADGVDVNIISADSLVPEHQSLFEFGKLLANVKKTEGFGFTFAQYPVIENEKERVNPLFKVNNGKTDVLVYSLAELLHAVKEAASSGATIQRYKGLGEMNPEQLWETTMDPAKRKLIQVKINDAADTEQAFTMLMGDRVEPRRDFIQTHALEVKNLDI; from the coding sequence ATGAGTGAAGAACAAAAAGAGAAGGATTATGATTCTTCTAAAATTACCGTTTTAGAAGGTTTGGAAGCGGTACGCAAGCGTCCGGCCATGTATATTGGCTCTACCGGTTTACCGGGGTTGCATCACTTGGTGTACGAAGTGGTGGATAACTCCGTAGACGAAATTTTAGCGGGCGGTGCCACTACCATTACCGTTACAATCAAAGATGATATGACTTGTTCTATTCAAGACGACGGGCGCGGTATTCCCGTGGACTTGATGAAGAACGCTAAAGATGCCAAACTTCGCAATAAATCTGCCTTGGAAGTTGTAATGACCGTATTACATGCCGGCGGTAAATTTGATAGCGGTGCTTATAAAGTGTCCGGTGGTTTACACGGGGTAGGTGTATCCTGCGTAAACGCTCTTTCCGAAACGATGGAAGTGGAAGTACGCCGCGACGGAAAAATTCATTTTCAACGCTATCACCGCGGTAAACCGGAAGACAAAGTGGCCGTTATCGGCGAAACCGAAGAACACGGTACTAAAGTTACCTTCCATGCGGATAAAGAAATTTTCGGCGATATTGCCTTTTCGTATGAAACCATTGGCAACCGCTTACGCGAACTTGCCTTCTTAAATGCCGGTGTAAAAATTGTTTATACCGACGAACGCAAAGAAGAAAACCCCACCACTACCTTCCATTTCGAAGGGGGGATTTCTCAATTCGCCAAATACTTAAATACCAATAAAACCGTTATTAACCCCGAACCTATTTATTTAACCAAAGAGGTGGGGGATAATTATATTTCGTTTGCTATCCAATATAACGAAAGTTATTCCGAAAATACTTTCTCTTTCGTTAATAACATTCACACGGTGGAAGGCGGTACGCACTTAAGCGGTTTTAGAAGTGCTTTAACGCGTATCATTAACGAATATATTAAAAACAATAACATTTCCAAACATAAAGATGTTTCCGTGGGCGGAGATGATATTAAAGAAGGTTTAACGGCTGTTTTATCCGTTAAAATTCCGCACCCGCAATTTGAAGGGCAAACCAAAACCAAATTAGGCAACTCCGAAGTGGAAGGTATTGTTCGTTCCGTTGTAGGGGAAACACTTTCTACTTTCTTTGAAGAAAACCCCAAAACAGCCAAAGCCATTTGCGAAAAATGCGTCAGCGCGGCCGTTGCGCGCGAAGCCGCCCGCAAAGCGCGCGACCTAACCCGTCGCAAAGGGGCTTTGGAAAGCGGTGGTCTGCCCGGTAAATTGGCCGATTGCCAAGAACGCGAATCTTCCAAATGCGAACTCTTCCTGGTAGAAGGGGACTCCGCCGGTGGTTCTGCTAAACAAGGGCGCGATCGCGTATTCCAAGCCATTTTGCCGTTACGCGGTAAAATTTTGAACGTAGAAAAAGCCCCTCTGGTTAAAATTTTATCCAGCGATACCGTACGCGATTTAATTGCCGCCGTCGGTACCGGGGTAGGTGAAGGGGAAGGCGGTTTTGATATTTCCAAACTCCGCTACCACAAAATTATTTTGATGGCTGATGCTGACGTGGACGGACAGCATATTTCTACCCTGTTATTAACTTTCTTCTACCGCCAATTAAAACCCCTTATCGAACAAGGGCATATCTATTTGGCTCAACCGCCGCTTTATAAAGTGAAAAAAGGTAAAGTGGAACAATATCTCCAAACCGAAGAACAAATGCAACAATGGCTTATGAAGGAAGGTTTAGCCAGCGTAACGGTGACGGATATGCAGAAAAATACCGTACTGGACGGAGAAAGTGTACGCGATTTGTTAAAAGTGTTAAGAGATGTGGAAGATATCCTTGCTAAACTGGAAGTAAAAAACATCACTTTAGCAGATTTTATGGCTTTCTTAGCCGAAGGAAAAGTGCCGGTATATCGTATTCCGCTCAGAAGCGGCGGTTTCCGCTATTTCTATACGGAACAAGAATACCGCGACTACGAAGACCAATATGTCCAAGAAAAGAAGGAAGAATTAGCCGCCGACGGTGTAGATGTAAACATTATTTCTGCGGATAGTTTGGTACCGGAACATCAAAGTTTATTTGAATTCGGTAAACTTCTTGCCAATGTAAAGAAAACGGAAGGTTTTGGTTTTACTTTTGCCCAATACCCCGTTATCGAAAACGAAAAAGAACGGGTCAATCCGCTTTTCAAAGTAAATAACGGCAAAACGGACGTGCTGGTGTATAGTTTGGCTGAATTATTGCACGCAGTAAAAGAAGCCGCTTCTTCCGGTGCTACGATTCAACGCTACAAAGGGTTGGGGGAAATGAACCCCGAACAATTGTGGGAAACCACCATGGACCCTGCCAAGCGCAAACTGATCCAAGTAAAAATCAACGATGCTGCCGATACGGAACAAGCCTTCACTATGTTGATGGGTGACCGTGTAGAACCGCGCCGCGATTTTATCCAAACGCACGCCTTGGAAGTGAAAAACTTGGATATTTAA
- the dnaA gene encoding chromosomal replication initiator protein DnaA, which translates to MDNLKSYPQLVPVFQDIENIIGRDTYDMWLRPAQLTYKENVLTILLPNQFWGKTIRERYEHIIKDAFLKHLGADITVVYTVSQQQSAPVINSAESILSTLPPAQNSTATKRNQFAARLNTSYTFENFIESPSNRFAYKAAQAAALKMGNRENNPLVIYSSPGLGKTHLLHALGNKIIENNPNAKVLYMSGEEFVSEYIEALQNKSSESFRKKYRSLDCFLMDDIQFVSGKEQCTIEFFNTFNALFESRKQIVLSSDRTPQQLEWDERLSSRLLSGIIAEIKRPSLETRIAILRQKRDSNGFNIGDDVISFIAEGIQSNVRELEGSLLRLKAYCDMQGITPTIPVAKELLSDILVTENTLSINVNVIKKIVAKHYNIRMEDFNSKRKTQSIAWPRQIAMFLTTELTDLSLPEIGREFNRDHSTVVHARDLIKNKIETDPFFAAEINQIILDIKAVDKK; encoded by the coding sequence GTGGATAATTTAAAATCGTACCCTCAATTAGTTCCTGTTTTTCAAGATATAGAAAATATTATTGGCAGAGACACTTATGATATGTGGTTGCGGCCCGCGCAATTAACATATAAGGAAAACGTATTAACTATACTTTTACCCAACCAATTTTGGGGAAAAACAATTCGGGAACGTTATGAACATATTATTAAAGATGCTTTTTTGAAACATTTAGGCGCGGATATTACGGTTGTATATACCGTTTCACAGCAACAATCTGCCCCTGTAATAAATTCAGCTGAAAGTATTTTATCCACTCTCCCCCCCGCACAAAATTCTACCGCCACCAAACGAAACCAATTTGCGGCGCGGTTGAATACCTCTTATACTTTTGAAAATTTTATTGAATCTCCCTCTAACCGTTTTGCTTATAAGGCAGCTCAGGCAGCGGCCCTTAAAATGGGAAACAGGGAAAATAACCCGTTAGTGATTTATTCTTCTCCCGGATTAGGAAAAACACACTTACTTCATGCGTTGGGAAATAAAATTATCGAAAATAACCCTAATGCAAAAGTACTTTATATGTCCGGTGAAGAGTTTGTGAGCGAATATATTGAAGCCTTACAAAACAAATCTTCGGAAAGTTTCCGTAAAAAATACCGTTCGTTAGATTGTTTTTTAATGGACGATATTCAGTTTGTATCGGGTAAAGAACAATGTACGATTGAATTTTTTAACACTTTTAATGCTTTGTTTGAAAGTCGTAAACAAATTGTTTTATCATCGGACAGAACCCCCCAACAACTTGAGTGGGACGAACGCCTTTCTTCCCGCTTATTATCGGGTATTATTGCCGAAATTAAACGCCCCAGTTTGGAAACGCGTATTGCCATTTTACGCCAAAAAAGAGATTCTAACGGTTTTAATATAGGCGATGATGTTATCTCTTTTATTGCTGAAGGTATACAAAGCAACGTACGCGAATTGGAAGGTTCTTTACTTCGCTTAAAAGCATATTGTGATATGCAGGGTATTACCCCCACTATCCCTGTAGCCAAAGAACTTCTTTCCGATATTTTGGTAACAGAAAATACCCTTTCAATCAATGTAAATGTAATTAAAAAAATAGTGGCTAAACATTACAATATTCGTATGGAAGATTTTAATTCCAAACGAAAAACCCAATCGATTGCCTGGCCGCGCCAAATTGCCATGTTTTTAACTACGGAACTGACTGATCTTTCTCTGCCGGAAATCGGCCGGGAATTTAACCGCGATCACAGCACAGTTGTTCATGCGCGCGACCTGATAAAGAACAAAATAGAAACAGATCCGTTTTTTGCAGCCGAAATAAATCAAATTATCTTGGATATTAAGGCTGTGGATAAGAAGTAA
- a CDS encoding flavin reductase: MAANEINEGLNYITYGLYIVTSVDGEKKNGLIVNTVFQVTAQPAQVAISVNKNSLTHDIITKSRVFAAMPLEQESTLPFIGIFGFRSGKTFDKFSKVPYKTGFLGCPIVTEHTLSYMEVEVNNTVDLGTHTLFIGEVKDAGVLKQGQALTYDYYHHVIKGKTPAGATHS; encoded by the coding sequence ATGGCGGCAAATGAAATAAACGAAGGGTTAAATTATATTACTTACGGGTTGTATATTGTTACTTCGGTCGACGGAGAAAAGAAAAACGGACTGATTGTAAATACTGTTTTTCAGGTAACCGCGCAACCGGCACAAGTGGCTATTTCCGTTAATAAAAATAGTTTAACGCATGATATTATTACAAAAAGCCGTGTATTTGCCGCTATGCCTCTTGAACAGGAAAGCACTTTACCTTTTATCGGTATTTTTGGTTTCCGTTCGGGGAAAACCTTTGATAAATTTTCTAAAGTTCCTTATAAAACCGGCTTTTTAGGTTGCCCGATTGTTACGGAACATACACTTTCTTATATGGAAGTGGAAGTAAACAATACGGTAGATTTAGGAACTCACACCTTGTTTATCGGAGAAGTAAAAGATGCCGGCGTGTTAAAACAAGGCCAAGCCCTTACATATGATTATTATCATCATGTGATTAAAGGCAAAACACCTGCGGGTGCAACACACTCATAA